AGCAGGATACTGCACAGCTGACGGATCAGTGCCTCGGCCGCGCCGGCGTCGCCTGCTTCTACCACGATCTCCATAAATTTACCGATCCGCACCGATTTAACATCGTTATAATGCAGACTTCGTAAGGAATTCAAGACCGCAGAACCCTGCGGATCCAAAATACTGGGGCGCAGCGTAATGTTCAGGGAAGCTTTAAATGTCATCAGAAAACACTCCTTCTCATTCATCCTTTTTTGATGGCAGACCGAAACCTGACAGGAGAGGAAAAACGGCAGCTGGGAGCTACCGCTTTTTGCTTTATTTTAGACTAAGCCCAGCTTGGCAAAGATATCATCAACATACTTCAGGTGATGTCGAATGTCAAAACAATCATCCAGGTCAGCCGCGCTCAGTTTGTCTGTGATCAGCGGTTCCCGGCTGATCAAATCCCGGAAGGGCAGTTCTTCTTCCCAGGCGCGCATGGCA
This DNA window, taken from Negativicutes bacterium, encodes the following:
- the purS gene encoding phosphoribosylformylglycinamidine synthase subunit PurS translates to MTFKASLNITLRPSILDPQGSAVLNSLRSLHYNDVKSVRIGKFMEIVVEAGDAGAAEALIRQLCSILLTNPVMEDYTLTLTEV